One genomic segment of bacterium includes these proteins:
- a CDS encoding Holliday junction branch migration DNA helicase RuvB, whose product EIAKRSRGTPRIANRLLKRTRDFAQVQQKSIIDKSIADFALHALEVDEHGLDDMDKRILTAIIEKFSGGPVGVDTIAISVGEEPGTIEEVYEPFLIQKGFMKRTPRGREVTALAYDHLKLKPRRHSKQGDLEL is encoded by the coding sequence GAAATTGCCAAACGTTCGCGCGGAACGCCTCGGATCGCCAATCGTCTTTTAAAACGTACTCGCGATTTTGCGCAGGTTCAGCAAAAATCAATTATCGATAAAAGTATTGCTGATTTTGCATTGCATGCACTGGAAGTGGATGAGCACGGATTAGATGATATGGATAAAAGAATTTTAACTGCTATTATTGAAAAATTTAGCGGCGGACCTGTTGGGGTAGATACGATTGCTATTTCGGTAGGCGAAGAACCCGGAACTATCGAAGAAGTTTATGAACCGTTTTTAATTCAAAAAGGATTTATGAAACGAACGCCGCGGGGACGCGAAGTCACGGCTTTAGCGTACGATCATTTGAAATTGAAACCGCGTCGCCATTCCAAACAAGGCGACCTTGAGCTTTGA